From Dehalococcoidia bacterium:
GCGCATCCCCCGCAAGAACCTGGTGGGGGAGCTCAACCGGGGCTGGTATGTGGCAGCAGCCACCCTGGACTTCGAGCGCTCGGGCATCAACCGGGTCATGGCTGGCATCCGCACCTATGAGGAGCTGGTCCAGTACGCCAAGGAGACCAAGGTGGGGGGCAGGCCCCTTTTGAGCATGCCACAGGTGCGCCACAAGCTAGCGGAGCTGAAGGTGGAGTTCGAGGTGGGGCGCATGCTGGCGTATAGGGTGGCCTCCATACAGGCTCAGGGCAGGATCCCCAACCAGGAGGCCTCCATAAGCAAGCTCTTCGGCTCGGAGCTGCAGCAGCGGCTGGCGGCCGCCGGGGTAAGCATCCTGGGCCTGGGGGGCCAGTTGCGACCAGGCAGCAAATGGGCACCTCTGGCCGGCCGTCTGGCCGATTATTACCTGGCCGCAGTCTCCACCACCATCGCTGCGGGCACATCGGAGATCATGCGCAACATCATCGCCATTCGCGGCCTGGGCCTGCCCAGGGGATGAGAGGGCCTAGAGGCCTAAGCTAGATATGCCCCTTCCCCAGAGGAGCTATGGCGGACGGGCCCTCGGGTGACCCTATCATCGAATACTTCCGCGACGCCTTCCTCATCGGCAGCGGCGCTACGAGGCTTTACCTGGTGCGTCACGCCCAGTCCCTGAGCAATACAGGCGAGGCAGACATCTCCACCGACCCACCCCTCACGGCGGTGGGGTGGGAGCAGGCGCGGCGGCTGGCCCAGCGCCTGGCCCGCCAGGGCATCGACCTCATATACTCCAGTCCCCAGCGGCGGGCCCTGCAGACGGCTCAAGCCATCGCCGAGGCCACCGGGCTGTCCGTCATGGTGGAGGAGGGGCTTCGGGAGGTGGGCATGGGCACAGGGGGGCTGGACGTGCGCCGCCTGGGGGTGGAGAAGGCGCGGGAGGTCACCAGACGCATCGCCGCCACCATGCGGTGGGATGCCTTCCCCGGCTCCGAGGGGAGCCGGGCCGTCCGCCGACGCGTGCGCGCCACCATCGATGCCATCGCCCGCCGCCATCCAGGCCAACGCATCGTCATCGTCACCCACTTCGGAGTCATCCAGGCCTACGTGAGCATAGTGTTGGGCGTACGCCAGGACCTCTTGTTTTACGTCTTCAACGCCAGCATCACATCGGTGCGGGTGAAGGGCCGAAAGCGGGTGCTATGGCGCCTCAACGATGTGGCCCATCTGGACGGGCTCCCCACCGGCTTCGCAGGCATCTCCTAGCCCAGGGGAGCTAGATGAAGCTAAGCCTTGACAACCCCTCTAGGTGGCAGTAGCCTTCTTTCTGAATTTTGGCGCTGGGGGCCAACATGGCTGGGCCGCTGGAAGGCGTCAGGGTTCTGGACTTCACCATTGCTCAGCAAGGGCCATATGCCGCCCTACTGCTGGCCGAAATGGGGGCTGAGGTCATCAAGGTGGAGGAGCCGGGGCGGGGAGACCTCGCCCGAGCCCTGGCCCGTGACCGTCGCACCAAGTTCAGTTACTATTTCCTGGCCCTGAACCGCAGCAAGAAGGGCATCGCCATCAACTTGAAGCACCCCAAGGGCCGCCAGCTGATACTGGACTTGGCCCGCCACTGCGATGTGGTAGTGGAGAACTTCCGGCCTGGGGTCATGGAGAAGCTAGGGCTGGGCTACGAGGACTTGCGCCAGGTGAACCCCCGCATCATCTATGCCCGGGCCACGGCCTTTGGCACCCGGGGTCCCTGGGGCCACCGCCGAGGCAACGACATTACAGTCCAGGCATCCAGCGGCATCATGAGCGTCACTGGCCTAGAGAGCGACCCTCCCCTGCCGGTGGGGGTGGCCATCGCCGACCACATCGGAGGTCTGACTTTGGCAGTGGGCATCCTGGCTGCCCTCATGGCCCGAGAGCGG
This genomic window contains:
- a CDS encoding histidine phosphatase family protein, whose translation is MADGPSGDPIIEYFRDAFLIGSGATRLYLVRHAQSLSNTGEADISTDPPLTAVGWEQARRLAQRLARQGIDLIYSSPQRRALQTAQAIAEATGLSVMVEEGLREVGMGTGGLDVRRLGVEKAREVTRRIAATMRWDAFPGSEGSRAVRRRVRATIDAIARRHPGQRIVIVTHFGVIQAYVSIVLGVRQDLLFYVFNASITSVRVKGRKRVLWRLNDVAHLDGLPTGFAGIS